The Candidatus Peregrinibacteria bacterium genome window below encodes:
- a CDS encoding ABC transporter ATP-binding protein — MLEINDITAGYGDGPIIIKNISMNVKEGEIVTIIGPNGAGKSTVLRSIFGITKIHNGNINFYNEDITKVRTEDTVERGICYVPQGRSIFRSMTVEENLEIGAYIRDDKKYVKQKMEEMYGKFPKLYDRRKQKTRQLSGGEQQMVSIARALMLEPELLMLDEPSLGLAPKIIQDVFKMLLQIKKHGTAILMVEQNAKAALEISDRGYVLELGEKRLEGEGTKLLSDKKVGELYLGKRS; from the coding sequence ATGTTAGAAATAAACGACATCACAGCAGGTTACGGGGACGGCCCTATCATCATCAAAAACATTTCAATGAATGTGAAGGAAGGTGAAATAGTCACAATAATCGGGCCAAATGGCGCAGGGAAATCAACCGTGCTTCGCTCAATTTTTGGTATAACAAAAATTCACAATGGAAATATAAATTTTTATAATGAAGATATAACAAAGGTTCGCACAGAAGACACAGTTGAGAGAGGAATATGTTATGTTCCACAAGGTAGAAGTATTTTCCGGTCTATGACTGTTGAAGAAAATCTCGAAATCGGAGCTTATATCAGAGATGACAAAAAGTATGTGAAGCAAAAGATGGAAGAAATGTACGGGAAATTCCCAAAACTTTATGATAGGCGTAAGCAGAAAACCCGTCAGCTCTCCGGTGGTGAACAACAGATGGTATCAATCGCACGTGCCCTCATGCTAGAACCGGAGCTACTCATGCTGGATGAGCCATCCCTCGGGCTCGCACCAAAAATCATACAAGATGTATTTAAAATGTTATTACAAATAAAAAAACATGGGACTGCAATCTTGATGGTCGAACAAAACGCAAAAGCCGCACTGGAAATTTCAGATCGAGGGTATGTACTGGAACTTGGTGAAAAACGCCTAGAGGGAGAAGGTACAAAACTTCTGAGTGACAAAAAAGTCGGAGAGCTGTATCTTGGAAAACGCTCTTAA
- a CDS encoding ABC transporter ATP-binding protein — translation MHALEINNLNKHFGGLKAVDDCTFKVEPNTIVGLIGPNGAGKTTLFNLLTGVIPSDNGEIIYEGENITHMPTYLRSVRGLARTFQAIRIFPELTTLENVLVALKGNQQSLMQMFGNQKKEQERLIDEAHELLKKVDLNVKANCKAGDLSYGQQKLLEIIRAVAQGGEFIMLDEPAAGVNPNMLNKIIDVIRELHKEGRTFLIIEHDMGFIMNISDKVVVLDFGHIIAEGKPSDIQKNKKVLEAYLGK, via the coding sequence ATGCACGCACTTGAAATAAACAATTTAAATAAACACTTCGGCGGATTAAAAGCCGTAGATGATTGCACCTTCAAAGTTGAACCAAACACTATAGTCGGACTTATAGGGCCAAATGGCGCCGGGAAAACAACGCTATTTAACTTACTTACCGGGGTCATACCATCAGATAATGGTGAAATCATCTATGAAGGTGAAAACATAACTCATATGCCAACATACTTAAGAAGCGTGAGAGGCCTCGCTCGAACATTCCAAGCTATAAGAATATTCCCTGAGCTAACAACGCTTGAAAACGTACTCGTAGCGCTCAAAGGGAATCAGCAAAGTTTAATGCAAATGTTCGGAAATCAAAAAAAAGAGCAAGAACGTCTTATAGATGAAGCGCATGAACTTCTAAAGAAAGTCGACTTAAATGTGAAGGCAAACTGTAAGGCCGGCGACCTATCTTATGGACAACAAAAACTACTTGAAATTATAAGAGCGGTTGCACAAGGTGGAGAATTCATCATGCTTGATGAGCCGGCCGCCGGAGTAAATCCAAATATGCTTAACAAAATAATAGATGTTATCCGTGAACTTCACAAAGAAGGGCGAACATTTCTCATAATAGAACATGATATGGGATTTATCATGAATATTTCAGACAAAGTGGTAGTCCTGGACTTCGGCCACATAATCGCAGAAGGCAAGCCCTCAGATATTCAAAAAAACAAAAAAGTACTCGAAGCATACCTCGGTAAATAA
- the gshA gene encoding glutamate--cysteine ligase encodes MLHNLVKSYKDKKGEVDFWLEDLRNKVKGPIYNSVDLRNSGFKIAAIDTNIFPAGFNNLCPNYSKETGILFKAHINKYYPNVKNIIIFPEGHTKNTYYLENVRKLQNIIKEHGFRIYVAHYDSEIAGTHTTAASEELIIHEFKKENDIIFINSPETFIPDIILTNNDFSGGIPEILKNVKIPILPNPNLGWFQRSKYGHQKHYEILIEEFAKLLDVDSWFFSPITIKIENVNFQTKEGFEKIAKAIEELLKQIQAKYNQHNIKETPYVFIKNDSGTYGIAIHHVEKPEEIIEMNRKTRNKLSIGKDKKAVTDIIIQEGIPTVERFKGLTGEPVIYLVGNNATGGFFRLNEDKDEKGNLNTGGMRFTKLCFHEMLGYENNSTDCDIECLEELYFKIAEIASIASGMEMLELEKDITK; translated from the coding sequence ATGCTGCACAACCTGGTAAAATCATATAAAGACAAAAAAGGGGAAGTCGACTTTTGGCTTGAAGATTTGCGAAATAAAGTAAAAGGCCCTATTTACAATTCTGTCGACCTACGAAATAGTGGATTCAAAATAGCCGCTATAGATACAAACATTTTCCCGGCAGGATTTAACAATCTATGCCCAAATTATTCAAAAGAAACGGGAATACTATTTAAGGCACATATAAATAAATATTATCCAAATGTTAAGAACATAATTATTTTCCCTGAAGGTCATACAAAAAACACCTATTATCTAGAAAATGTAAGAAAGCTACAAAATATAATAAAAGAACATGGATTTAGAATTTATGTGGCACATTATGATTCGGAAATAGCTGGCACCCATACTACTGCGGCGAGCGAAGAACTCATTATCCATGAATTCAAAAAAGAAAATGACATTATTTTTATAAATAGCCCTGAAACTTTTATCCCGGATATTATCCTCACAAATAATGATTTCTCAGGAGGTATCCCGGAGATATTAAAAAACGTAAAAATTCCAATACTTCCAAATCCAAATCTAGGTTGGTTTCAAAGATCCAAATATGGACACCAGAAACATTATGAAATATTAATCGAAGAATTTGCAAAACTACTCGATGTAGATTCATGGTTCTTCAGCCCCATAACTATAAAAATAGAAAACGTGAATTTTCAAACAAAAGAAGGATTTGAAAAAATAGCAAAAGCGATAGAAGAATTACTCAAACAAATACAAGCAAAATATAATCAACATAACATAAAAGAAACTCCATATGTATTTATAAAAAATGATTCCGGAACATATGGGATTGCGATACACCACGTCGAAAAGCCTGAGGAAATAATTGAGATGAATCGGAAAACGCGAAATAAACTTTCAATCGGGAAAGACAAGAAAGCTGTGACAGATATTATTATTCAAGAAGGTATCCCAACTGTTGAAAGATTCAAAGGATTAACCGGTGAACCTGTTATTTATCTGGTTGGCAATAACGCCACTGGTGGTTTTTTCCGACTCAATGAAGACAAAGATGAAAAAGGTAATTTAAATACCGGTGGAATGAGGTTTACCAAATTATGCTTCCATGAAATGTTAGGCTATGAAAACAACTCCACAGATTGTGATATAGAATGTTTAGAAGAGTTGTATTTCAAAATTGCAGAAATCGCATCAATAGCCTCAGGTATGGAAATGCTAGAGCTCGAGAAAGACATAACCAAATAA
- a CDS encoding ABC-2 family transporter protein translates to MQIIAWFISFLLYFYLWRAIFASNANIGTYTITTMLTYFFLVQVMRNLLFSYYGFVINSDIQNGDMANLMTKPISLLPYYYALEIGRNLVKFLISIISNVFILALFWQFFDFSTISAGSILLGLLAAIPAHFINYCFVSMIGCLAFWLTDANRLIFFYFALTTLAAGWIVPIDLFPEPFQTILMYTPFPYAFYFPIKLAQGLLTSSEIIRGFTMQITFSILLGSLLSLEIKRGLKHFEGVGR, encoded by the coding sequence ATGCAAATAATTGCTTGGTTTATAAGTTTCTTACTTTATTTTTATTTATGGAGAGCGATATTTGCGAGTAACGCAAATATCGGAACTTACACCATAACCACGATGTTAACATACTTTTTTTTGGTACAAGTTATGCGAAATTTACTTTTCTCATATTATGGATTCGTAATAAATAGCGACATTCAAAATGGAGACATGGCAAACTTAATGACTAAACCAATTTCATTATTGCCATATTATTATGCTCTTGAGATAGGTAGAAACTTAGTAAAATTCTTAATAAGTATTATTTCAAATGTGTTTATATTAGCGTTGTTTTGGCAATTCTTTGATTTTTCCACAATTTCAGCCGGATCAATCTTACTTGGATTGCTTGCAGCAATCCCAGCCCATTTCATAAATTACTGCTTCGTAAGCATGATTGGATGCTTAGCTTTTTGGCTCACTGACGCAAATAGATTAATATTCTTTTATTTCGCATTAACAACACTCGCTGCGGGATGGATAGTACCAATAGATCTTTTCCCGGAACCATTTCAAACAATCCTCATGTATACTCCATTTCCATATGCATTTTATTTCCCAATAAAATTAGCTCAAGGCCTACTGACTTCATCTGAAATCATCAGAGGTTTTACAATGCAAATAACATTCTCAATTTTACTGGGATCACTTCTTTCACTTGAAATCAAACGAGGACTCAAACACTTCGAAGGTGTCGGCCGCTAA
- a CDS encoding branched-chain amino acid ABC transporter permease, producing MLDILPQLIMNGLIAGAIYSLASLGLNLIFGVLGFVNFAYGDMIMVGSYLFFVFLVMLKMPLVVSALLATISLIIIAFIIEKITFRPVRDKNPISALIISVGVGFALRSIIEMIFKGNMRIYTDQVHEGRGLMHGLIRVTDNQIMIIVTSIICMIGLFVFLKKTKTGKAIRAVSDSRQVSEILGININKHILIVFALSAILACVAGILLGYENYLQPTRGVSIGIKAFSAIILGGVGSLPGGLIGGFTIGLAENILPGLGLVSTGYKDSIAFFILIIVMLVKPRGIFGISKSEDTRKE from the coding sequence ATGCTAGACATACTCCCACAATTAATCATGAATGGATTAATCGCAGGTGCGATTTATTCCCTCGCTTCGCTCGGCCTAAATCTAATATTCGGAGTACTGGGATTTGTAAATTTTGCATATGGAGACATGATTATGGTTGGATCATATTTATTTTTCGTATTTTTGGTTATGTTAAAGATGCCGTTAGTGGTCTCCGCCCTACTCGCAACAATAAGCTTAATCATAATCGCATTTATCATCGAAAAAATAACATTTAGACCCGTAAGAGATAAAAATCCTATATCCGCACTAATCATATCTGTTGGTGTTGGATTTGCACTTAGATCAATAATAGAAATGATTTTTAAAGGAAATATGCGAATATATACAGACCAAGTACATGAAGGACGCGGCCTAATGCACGGACTTATACGAGTAACAGACAACCAAATTATGATAATAGTAACCAGCATCATCTGTATGATTGGGCTTTTTGTATTTTTAAAGAAGACAAAAACAGGCAAGGCAATCCGCGCTGTATCTGACTCAAGGCAAGTATCTGAAATTTTAGGAATAAATATAAATAAACATATACTCATAGTATTTGCGCTAAGCGCAATTCTTGCATGCGTCGCCGGTATTTTGCTCGGATATGAAAATTATCTCCAACCGACAAGAGGAGTTTCTATAGGTATTAAGGCGTTTTCTGCAATCATACTTGGTGGAGTTGGAAGTCTACCCGGCGGACTCATCGGAGGATTTACTATAGGGCTCGCTGAAAACATATTACCGGGCCTCGGCCTCGTCAGCACCGGATACAAAGACTCAATTGCATTTTTTATATTAATAATCGTAATGCTCGTCAAGCCACGCGGTATTTTTGGCATCAGCAAGTCTGAGGACACTCGTAAAGAATAA
- a CDS encoding branched-chain amino acid ABC transporter permease, producing MNYYLTVITFATIFTILSQSYNLILGYAGQFHLGHVAFFGIGAYTFGILTVKAGFPIIPAMVAAGLIAGIFGVFLGKISLPFKSHYLVIVTYGFNEIIKSIELNWSELTNGALGILGVPRPEIFGYTLNDSLSFLLFVILVAALCHYIIYRIIKSPYGLLLEAVREDEIATETIGRNTVRTKIEAMTVSAIFAGVAGALFAMQLSIVVPEDYGLNTVIFVLLMLLLGGRGSFWGGGIIGPFLLYMIFEPLRFLNLPESILGSLRMLIYAILFISIMLYRPQGILGRKAIHLKCIKEDRT from the coding sequence ATGAATTACTATCTCACAGTCATAACGTTTGCAACGATATTCACAATACTTTCACAGAGTTATAATCTGATATTGGGATATGCTGGGCAATTCCACCTAGGGCACGTTGCATTTTTTGGAATCGGAGCTTATACATTTGGAATTCTAACTGTAAAAGCCGGATTTCCAATAATTCCTGCTATGGTAGCAGCAGGATTAATAGCTGGGATTTTTGGGGTATTTTTAGGGAAAATAAGCTTACCATTCAAAAGCCACTATCTGGTTATAGTGACTTATGGCTTCAATGAAATAATCAAATCAATCGAATTAAACTGGTCTGAACTTACAAATGGCGCACTCGGAATACTTGGAGTTCCACGCCCGGAAATTTTCGGATATACGCTCAACGATTCATTAAGTTTTTTACTATTTGTAATATTAGTGGCAGCTTTGTGCCATTACATAATCTATAGAATAATAAAATCTCCATATGGACTACTACTCGAAGCTGTGAGAGAAGATGAAATCGCAACAGAAACAATTGGAAGAAACACTGTGCGCACAAAAATTGAAGCGATGACAGTCTCGGCAATCTTCGCCGGCGTAGCCGGTGCTTTGTTTGCAATGCAACTCTCAATCGTAGTACCGGAAGATTACGGTCTAAATACAGTGATCTTTGTACTTCTCATGCTCCTACTCGGAGGCCGCGGGTCCTTCTGGGGTGGCGGAATCATAGGACCTTTTCTACTCTATATGATATTTGAGCCACTAAGATTCCTAAATTTACCGGAATCAATACTCGGCTCACTTAGAATGCTTATATATGCAATATTATTTATATCTATCATGTTATATCGTCCACAAGGGATACTCGGACGAAAAGCAATTCACTTAAAATGTATAAAAGAGGATCGGACTTAA
- a CDS encoding ABC transporter ATP-binding protein, with translation MQNNHTIIKVKNIKKSFEYFKKEQGLIGSIKSLFSREKLYAHAVDDVSFEIQKGEFIGFIGPNGAGKTTTLKMLAGILCPTSGAIEINGFNPWDRKPEFQKKFGLIMGQKNQLWWDLPPIESYMLFKEIYEIPEAKFKKNLDYLVELLDIKEILEVQVRKMSLGQRMKCELAGALLHDPDILFLDEPTIGLDVVSQSNIREFLKKYNEERGATIILTSHYMEDIKRLSKRMIMIDKGKIMYDGSFKKFTEEYTRNRVIEASFTSDIQEKDLGQYGEIIKYKPLKVQISVPKEHITKTMGRILNELPVENIAIHDKELEEIIRELF, from the coding sequence ATGCAAAACAACCACACAATAATCAAAGTAAAAAATATAAAAAAATCTTTTGAATACTTCAAAAAAGAACAAGGATTAATAGGTTCAATAAAATCGTTATTTTCACGTGAAAAATTATATGCACATGCAGTAGATGATGTAAGTTTTGAAATACAAAAAGGAGAATTCATAGGGTTTATAGGCCCAAATGGAGCGGGTAAAACTACCACCCTAAAAATGCTTGCAGGGATTTTATGTCCAACTTCAGGAGCCATAGAAATCAATGGATTCAATCCATGGGATAGAAAACCTGAATTTCAAAAAAAATTTGGATTAATTATGGGACAGAAAAATCAACTTTGGTGGGACCTCCCTCCAATTGAGAGTTATATGCTTTTCAAAGAAATATATGAAATACCGGAAGCGAAATTCAAAAAAAACCTGGATTACTTAGTTGAATTATTGGACATAAAGGAGATCTTAGAGGTTCAAGTACGCAAGATGAGCCTCGGGCAACGTATGAAATGTGAACTCGCAGGAGCCCTACTCCATGATCCGGATATACTATTTCTAGATGAGCCAACCATAGGTCTCGATGTCGTATCTCAATCAAACATAAGAGAATTTTTAAAAAAATATAATGAGGAAAGAGGCGCTACCATCATACTTACCTCACATTACATGGAAGATATCAAAAGACTCTCAAAGCGTATGATTATGATAGATAAAGGTAAAATCATGTATGATGGATCATTCAAAAAATTCACCGAAGAATATACAAGGAATAGAGTTATAGAAGCGTCATTCACATCTGATATACAAGAAAAAGATCTTGGGCAATACGGAGAGATAATCAAATACAAACCACTAAAGGTGCAGATCTCAGTACCAAAAGAGCACATTACAAAAACTATGGGAAGAATACTAAACGAGCTCCCTGTAGAGAATATTGCTATTCACGACAAGGAGCTCGAAGAAATTATAAGAGAACTTTTTTAG
- a CDS encoding ABC-2 family transporter protein, with the protein MNIKMVLIYRKSFYISFIAIMFWMATYTALIEVIYGHTNEIAGWSKGEILIILSFYYFITSIANFLFRENFEDFGNKMRRGFLDQYLTKPAMFQIQCFFAKMRFDQISSPIIVLFLFWYGASLLTEPLLLQNIIIGFLYAILSVAFFYHFLLLVATSTFYLEKADTLGSIMWNLSQVGRYPRQIFTGFGKVFFEFVFPIALMTSIPAEIFVGFETSKMHFFFFVIVLGFCILAQAVFKIGLRKYSSAN; encoded by the coding sequence ATGAATATCAAAATGGTACTCATATATAGAAAGAGTTTTTATATAAGCTTCATCGCAATTATGTTCTGGATGGCAACTTACACAGCCTTAATCGAAGTGATATATGGGCATACAAATGAAATAGCTGGATGGAGCAAAGGAGAAATACTTATTATCCTATCTTTTTATTATTTCATAACGAGCATTGCAAACTTCTTATTTCGTGAGAATTTCGAGGATTTCGGCAACAAAATGCGACGTGGATTTTTGGATCAATATTTAACAAAGCCTGCAATGTTCCAAATCCAATGCTTTTTTGCGAAAATGAGATTCGACCAAATCAGCTCTCCAATAATAGTATTATTTTTATTTTGGTATGGAGCTTCACTACTCACAGAACCACTTCTTTTACAAAATATAATCATAGGATTTCTTTATGCAATTCTTTCTGTGGCATTTTTCTATCATTTCTTACTGCTGGTTGCGACATCAACATTTTATCTGGAAAAAGCTGACACACTCGGGTCTATAATGTGGAACTTATCGCAAGTAGGTAGATATCCAAGACAGATTTTTACCGGATTTGGTAAAGTATTTTTCGAATTCGTCTTTCCTATTGCCCTCATGACATCAATTCCGGCAGAAATATTCGTAGGATTTGAAACGTCAAAAATGCATTTCTTTTTCTTCGTAATAGTACTTGGATTCTGTATACTCGCACAGGCAGTATTTAAAATAGGATTAAGAAAATATTCTTCTGCTAATTAA